The following DNA comes from Marinilactibacillus sp. Marseille-P9653.
TGGAAAAAAAGGAAAAGAAGCATATAAAATCACTTGGATTTTACAAGTATTGATTTTCCCTGTATTTGGAGCACTTTTTTATCTTATGTTCAATCGACAGACAAAAACAAAGAAACTTCAAAAAAAACTCAAACAAGTGTATCAATTCCACAGACCTTACTTATTGACCGAACCAGATAATCTAGCTCAAGCCTCAAAAACATACCCCGAATATGCGGCTCAAATGTATTATTTACAAGAGACGATGGGCTTCCCTGTGTATAGTCAGACAAATGTTGAGTACTATTCTATTGGGGAAGACTATTTCAAGGCTATGCTCGAAACTCTTTCAAAAGCAAAAAAGTACATCTTCTTTGAGTTTTTTATTGTTTCTGAAGGGAAAATGTGGATAGAAATCAAGGAAATTATGATTCGAAAAGCTGCAGAAGGTGTAGACGTTAGAGTGATGTTTGACGATATTGGTAGCTTTGTCACTTTACCTAAAGATACTAAAATAGAACTTGAAAACTACGGTATTCAATGTAGAGTCTATAACCCTTTTCATCCTGTAATCACCTCAGCACAGAACAATAGAGATCATAGGAAAATCCTCTCAATAGATGGAACGATTGCTTTTACTGGTGGAGTGAATATTGCAGATGAGTATATTAATGAAATTGAAAGATTTGGACACTGGAAAGATACAGGAATTAAGATGACTGGGCCAGCTGCGTGGGGTCAGACGCTGATTTTTTTACAACTCTGGCAGACGATGGATCAAGAGTTATCCGCAAAAGATATGGAGCAGATTCTACCAGAATTTGAAGCTAATAAAAATTTACCTGAGCTAGGATTTGTACAACCCTATGCAGATAGTCCAACCGATACGCAAAATGTGGGAGAGCATGTTTTCATTAAGATGATTCACCAAGCTAAAAAAAGCATCTTGATTTATACACCTTATCTCATTTTAGATGAAAACTTGGAAACGGCTCTTACATTAGCTGCCCAAAGCGGTCTGAAAGTCCAAATCATCATGCCTAAAAAGTGGGATAAGTACCTTGTTCACATGACGAGTCGTTCTTACTACAAAGATCTTATAGAAGCGGGTGTAGAGGTTTACGAATACAAAAGAGGGTTTATGCACGCTAAATCAATTATTGTAGATGATGAAACGGCAGTTATTGGAACAATCAATTTTGATTATAGAAGTCTCTACTTGCACTTCGAAAACGCTGTGGTTTTATATGGTGTTCCAGAAATTGATGCAATGCTAAAAGATTTTGAACAAACATTAACGTTCAGTGAAAAAATCTTACTGAGTGACCTTTCTCAATCTTTAGCTACAAAACTTGCTCAAAGAACTTTAAGATTATTTGCTCCGCTCATGTGATTTCTTTAAAATAGTGAAAGTAGATTAAATGAATAAAGTATACTTTTAAAATAGATTGAAAAGTCGATCAATGTTTAAAGTATCATTAACATTTTTAACGGATCTATAGGATTGATGGAGGGTATGAACTTGGAAAAAATCACGATATATCATACGAATGATATACATTCTCATTTAGATACGTGGCCAAGAACCGCAGAATTTCTTAGAAGCCAGCGTTCTTTGCATAAAAGTCGCTCTGAAGATTGCTTTATCTTTGATATTGGAGATGCCTGTGACAGAGTTCACCCGCTAACTGAAGCAACAGATGGCCGTTCCATGACCAGATTATTAAATGAAGCTGAATATGATGCTGTTACAATCGGAAACAACGAAGGAATCGGCAGTACGAAAGTTCAATTAGATCATTTATATGATCAAGCTAATTTTCAAGTCTTATTATCGAATTTGAAAGACAAAGTAACTGGAAAAACGCCAGAATGGGCAAAACCTATTAAAATTTATCGTACAAAAGAACAGACACGCATCGGTGTAATTGCCTGTACGATTCCGTTAAGTGTGAGTTATGGGCCACTTGGATGGGAT
Coding sequences within:
- the cls gene encoding cardiolipin synthase — translated: MIHKWMVQIFRRRVLLAILIVVQFSIFAYMVNQSVAYSIVIESLFTLLSIIIALHVVGKKGKEAYKITWILQVLIFPVFGALFYLMFNRQTKTKKLQKKLKQVYQFHRPYLLTEPDNLAQASKTYPEYAAQMYYLQETMGFPVYSQTNVEYYSIGEDYFKAMLETLSKAKKYIFFEFFIVSEGKMWIEIKEIMIRKAAEGVDVRVMFDDIGSFVTLPKDTKIELENYGIQCRVYNPFHPVITSAQNNRDHRKILSIDGTIAFTGGVNIADEYINEIERFGHWKDTGIKMTGPAAWGQTLIFLQLWQTMDQELSAKDMEQILPEFEANKNLPELGFVQPYADSPTDTQNVGEHVFIKMIHQAKKSILIYTPYLILDENLETALTLAAQSGLKVQIIMPKKWDKYLVHMTSRSYYKDLIEAGVEVYEYKRGFMHAKSIIVDDETAVIGTINFDYRSLYLHFENAVVLYGVPEIDAMLKDFEQTLTFSEKILLSDLSQSLATKLAQRTLRLFAPLM